The Solenopsis invicta isolate M01_SB chromosome 1, UNIL_Sinv_3.0, whole genome shotgun sequence DNA segment CGCTAAAAAAAAGGCTTACGACAGAAAGAGACAACTAACATAACGTAACCTTCTctctatggccggtattcacagtcgaatcttatatttaaggtgatgctaaagtcgtccttttttaccgaccgaacgttaattttcgggcaagcttctcgttcttctaattgcatttacagatttaaaaatccttttccacaattaaagtatagacagtaatgtataatggacgctatataaggataaggaaaacaaaaaaaattgagaataattttccaattttttttgttttcattatccttatatagcgtccattatacattactgtctatactttaattgtggaaaaagatttttaaatttgtaaatgcaattagaagaacggcatgcccaaaaattaacgtttggtcggtaaaaaagaacgactttagcatccccttaagatcatcttaagcatcatcttaagatgtcatcaaccaatcagagagccgtattagcatcttaagacgttacttaaagcgatcttgaaataagaatcgactatgaatatcggcctCTGATCGCTTTTTTCCGGCCACGACTCTTTCCAATATGTATTGAGTTCAGTGATCGACATCTATCTTTCAttttaatagcgtttttcactgagaaaactagtgcgcactcgCTGCAGGTAATTAGGTGTTTCCGTTGATACCATCATCGCGCGAatcgaaacgtccaattgccagcgcggcgagtgcacactcagggtgccgtcacatggggagTAACTTGCATAAGCGTAACTTGTGCCGACCAATGATATCACTTTACTGGAACACTAGTTTCCGCCTAGTTACTTTGCGCTTTTTACgttgggtgtttacgataactaatcggatctcggattggattgaacaatggtactcaacgtaggtatagaaaatttccctaggctaatcggattgacgattgctgtctcaaatgtaatccgattgatgacgaaagcgtggagaccgagaagcatgcttgaaacgtaagtctctttatttttttaaataataacacaaaaaatcaaagattaagttaaaaagaatgatttgaatttagatttattgtaatttttttgtctaaacactagatttcgtttaaatttctgtttgtaaaaattaattaatctattctaaagtttgtggttatatcggaaacaaatcaaaattaataaaacaattattaattattcatattatgaAAACCCCCCGCCACATGGGTTTTCAACTTCCacgcaaaacaatttttgaattaaaactgGGACACGGgttgggttgggttagattTGGGggggggcgggggaggggcgaagcccctcccccttttaagcatttactttcaggtgcgataattaattttgctgtgtgacagatttcctaacctcacaaacgtcgttatttaatactttataactttttatccccttgagagcgacgattttttcttttagattctTGATGTATGTTTCAAAAtgaacaaatatgtaaaattttatcaaaatcggtGAGAAGGACCGTCTCCTTCATAATTAcctagattttcagtactggcagtgaatttcggaacgcagcccatgtctacttccaccatgatTTCAACCATTCAACGTTTGACGTTTGTGTTCGATATCTCGGTTCGTAACGTAAGACAGAACTAGGCAGAGAGGCGTTTTTTTCTGCTAGATTTGTTCGTTTCGTGCAAAAACGCGTCGATTGATCCtaactttaaaataagaatcgaaGAGCCTAAACtgaataaattactttaaataaaatgagcTCGTGCAGCGTAATCACATCCGATTTTGTGAATTTATCAATCACAAATTCTGGTCAAGAGTCACGTTGGGTGGAGCGTCGATTTCAGAAAGGTATAACTATCGATGAATTTAAGGTAAGTGAGACGTCTCTTGTCTAAAGTTTTTGTTAGTGTACATGTAGAAATTTACAAGATGAAATTGTAGGGCAAACTGGAGCTTCTTACTGGTGGTAATCCAACTACAATGATTGTTGAAGTTTATAACAAGAATGACAAGCTTGTTTGCAAATTGGAGGAAGGACAGCGTCTCTTAGGATCATATCCAATCGACGATGGAATGAGGATACATGTAAATATGTGGATATTACAGAAAGCTTGCGTCTTAATGAGGCTACTTCACATATCTATAAGCACAAAGTTATGATTGCCAATGAAATATAAGGAAATTACAGGTTATTGATAATTTCTCATGTACTACAGAAGATTTAAATCATGTGAAAAAGTTTGAGATCTCTGAGGAAGAGTATGCTAAGAAGACAGGTGagacttttatatttatcttgtaAAATGATTTCATGCATcttaaatgatgaataaaatgtGTTCTGTATTTTGGCAGACACTGTTAAAGCATTCTTGGAAAGGAATAAGCTAGGAAAATACAACGAGGAGGACATGAAAAGACAagcagaggaaaaaaaattggaggAAGAAACAGAGGAACGCTTAGCTAGTTTGTCCAAAGTTGGAGACCGCTGTGAAATATCAGTTCCAAATCAGCCAAAGCGAAGAGCTACTATCTTATACGTTGGTCAGTAAAATTCTAATATGTTTGCAGTCacactttcattaaaaatatattttatttcacacttttactaaaaatatattatattacctgTGTAAATGTCAAGTTTTGTTATTAGGTAAAACTGATTTTAAAGAAGGCTGGTGGATCGGTGTTAAATATGATGAGCCTCTTGGCAAAAATGATGGAaggtacatatatttaattttattcaattatgatTTTTGAATATCTTC contains these protein-coding regions:
- the LOC105198638 gene encoding tubulin-folding cofactor B translates to MSSCSVITSDFVNLSITNSGQESRWVERRFQKGITIDEFKGKLELLTGGNPTTMIVEVYNKNDKLVCKLEEGQRLLGSYPIDDGMRIHVIDNFSCTTEDLNHVKKFEISEEEYAKKTDTVKAFLERNKLGKYNEEDMKRQAEEKKLEEETEERLASLSKVGDRCEISVPNQPKRRATILYVGKTDFKEGWWIGVKYDEPLGKNDGSVGGKRYFECAPKYGGFVKPAHVKVGDFPEEDFNLDEEL